The following are encoded in a window of Roseimaritima ulvae genomic DNA:
- a CDS encoding thioesterase II family protein gives MSLSERWGIRKQPAATCRLRLVCFPFSGTGVSAFHGWRSHLPDWIDFCPLALPGREVRYREPPFTDVATLVEEVCPLLLESRDLPLALYGHSVGALLAFELAQRMTRQAAPPVHLFLAACRPPHLPNVMPPLHGIEDDEEFLANLQVQYRRLPDVVLRDATLLASLVRTLRADLTMFETYRCTEPQMLDCPLTVMGGTQDWFAIEELAQWDRYTTGGSKVEMLPGDHFFMQTCPEQLTAQILADLQVR, from the coding sequence ATGTCGTTATCGGAACGCTGGGGAATTCGTAAACAGCCTGCTGCCACCTGTCGCCTGCGATTGGTCTGTTTTCCCTTTTCGGGAACCGGCGTGAGTGCTTTTCATGGTTGGCGATCGCACTTGCCGGACTGGATCGACTTTTGCCCGTTGGCGCTTCCCGGACGTGAAGTGCGTTATCGCGAGCCACCGTTTACCGACGTCGCCACGTTGGTGGAAGAGGTCTGTCCGTTGCTGCTGGAGTCGCGTGATTTGCCGCTGGCCTTGTATGGTCACAGCGTGGGCGCCTTATTGGCGTTCGAGCTCGCGCAGCGTATGACGCGTCAAGCCGCGCCGCCGGTACATCTTTTCTTGGCGGCATGTCGTCCGCCGCACCTGCCAAACGTCATGCCACCGCTGCACGGTATCGAAGACGACGAAGAGTTTCTCGCGAATTTGCAGGTTCAGTACCGCAGGCTGCCCGATGTCGTATTGCGGGACGCCACCTTATTAGCGTCGTTGGTGCGAACGCTGCGAGCCGACTTGACGATGTTCGAAACTTATCGCTGCACCGAGCCGCAGATGTTGGACTGTCCGTTAACCGTGATGGGCGGCACCCAGGATTGGTTTGCGATCGAAGAGTTAGCCCAGTGGGACCGTTACACAACCGGCGGCAGTAAAGTCGAGATGTTACCGGGCGACCATTTTTTTATGCAGACCTGCCCCGAGCAGCTGACCGCCCAGATCCTCGCCGATCTACAAGTACGTTAG
- a CDS encoding nuclear transport factor 2 family protein: MSFREEVPQIDPPWTQREQINAALLRRWMLAGWEANDSTLVEEHFHPQCIVSGLAPEVIEGLDEMRATHRAMCARLCHRTATLNYLVLRGDQFAATMEFEGRQQDTGIDVALEASCFGTMKDGLIYRAHNIIDYTGLYSKLGLLDTAKLAEHFG, translated from the coding sequence ATGAGCTTCCGAGAAGAAGTCCCTCAAATCGATCCCCCTTGGACGCAGCGTGAACAGATCAACGCTGCGCTGTTACGCCGTTGGATGCTTGCAGGATGGGAAGCCAACGATAGTACGCTGGTCGAAGAACACTTTCACCCACAATGCATCGTCAGCGGGTTGGCCCCTGAAGTGATTGAGGGGCTGGACGAGATGCGTGCGACCCATCGGGCCATGTGTGCAAGGTTGTGCCACCGCACTGCCACGCTTAACTATTTGGTTTTGAGGGGAGATCAGTTTGCGGCCACGATGGAATTTGAAGGACGCCAACAGGACACCGGCATCGACGTTGCCTTGGAAGCATCCTGCTTTGGGACCATGAAGGACGGACTGATCTACCGAGCACACAACATCATTGATTACACGGGGCTATACTCCAAGCTAGGCTTGCTGGATACCGCCAAGCTTGCGGAACACTTTGGATAG
- a CDS encoding endonuclease/exonuclease/phosphatase family protein, which yields MKMQSNQATRRRNWASGVWRGLLGAVVLLACAAPLRAEQPLRLRVLCYNIHHAEGVDGKLDLERIAGVILSVKPDIVALQEVDQRATRSESVDQPAELARLTGMQVAFGANIPLQGGHYGNAMLSRFPITDHQNRLLPNRNNGEQRGVLSSTLKVPGLGEPLRLLATHLDHRGDDGERIASAKAINQLIDASSQQPTLLAGDMNDVIGSPTLQIYDKMWTRANDQPLPTIPVAEPTRQIDFILFRPRDDWKVVEVKVLDEAVASDHRPILAVLEYVGGE from the coding sequence ATGAAGATGCAATCGAATCAAGCGACACGGCGACGTAACTGGGCGAGCGGCGTCTGGCGCGGCTTGTTGGGCGCCGTGGTGCTATTGGCCTGCGCCGCTCCGCTGCGGGCCGAACAGCCGCTGCGGCTGCGTGTGCTGTGCTACAACATCCATCATGCCGAAGGCGTCGATGGCAAGCTGGACCTGGAGCGAATCGCGGGAGTCATCCTGTCGGTCAAGCCGGACATCGTGGCATTGCAGGAAGTCGACCAACGGGCCACCCGCAGCGAGAGCGTCGACCAACCGGCCGAGCTGGCGCGGTTGACCGGTATGCAGGTTGCTTTTGGCGCCAACATTCCACTGCAGGGCGGTCACTATGGCAACGCCATGTTGTCGCGGTTTCCGATCACCGATCACCAAAACCGGCTGTTGCCCAACCGGAACAATGGCGAACAGCGCGGCGTGCTGTCCAGCACCCTCAAGGTTCCGGGGCTCGGCGAACCGCTGCGACTGTTAGCCACCCATCTGGATCATCGCGGCGACGATGGCGAGCGGATCGCGTCGGCGAAAGCCATCAATCAGCTGATCGACGCGTCGTCGCAGCAACCGACACTGCTGGCCGGCGACATGAACGACGTTATCGGCAGCCCCACGCTGCAGATCTATGACAAGATGTGGACGCGAGCCAATGACCAGCCGCTACCGACGATCCCGGTCGCCGAACCCACTCGTCAGATCGACTTCATCCTGTTCCGCCCCCGCGATGATTGGAAAGTGGTCGAGGTTAAGGTGCTGGACGAAGCCGTCGCCTCGGACCATCGCCCGATTCTTGCCGTGCTGGAATACGTCGGGGGCGAGTGA
- a CDS encoding glycogen debranching protein yields MNRWEQIEGTPFPLGATWVEEHHAFNFALYSRHATAVQLLLYARDDVFHPLLEITLDYLKNKSGTVWHCRVDGQVAQQAAYYAFRVDGPAPQGGYDWHNFDDQKILLDPCARRVYFPPGFRREAACRPGSNAGQAPLGVLPHPQPDFDWGADRQPRHGSDLVIYELHVKGFTQHPSSGVPAPHRGTFLGVVDKIPYLQDLGITAVELMPVFQFDPDDNNYWGYMPLNFYAPHHGYATDPQGCQQVTEFRTMVKALHAAGIEVILDVVYNHTCEGDHRGPLYSLKGIDCSSAYMITGNPAAPFANYSGTGNTLHTANRAVRRLIVNSLEYWDAKMHVDGFRFDLASVFTRDSDGSINLDDPPIIEEIGTNAELANNRLIAEPWDAEGAFQLGQKFPGQRWMQWNAHYRDTLQRFVRGDRGLVGDLMTRLYGSDDLFPDDLPHAYQPPLSINYITSHDGSTLYDLVAYNRKRNWANGHNNTDGAREATWNCGWEGDDAAPPEVLRLRKQQIKNFIVLLMLSNGTPMFRMGDEFLQTQGGNNNPYNQDNETSWLDWRRQHTHQDLFRFFKSIIAFRKAHPSISRSRFWRDDIRWYGAGHLVDMSPQSQQLAYCLHGESQHDVNLYVMINAGVEAIEFGIQEGVAGCWQRVLDTARPSPDDFTADDAPAPMVEDNRYTVAPRSVVVLLARSL; encoded by the coding sequence ATGAATCGCTGGGAACAGATCGAGGGTACGCCTTTTCCGCTGGGGGCCACGTGGGTCGAAGAACATCACGCCTTCAACTTCGCGCTGTACTCGCGGCACGCGACGGCCGTGCAGTTATTGCTGTACGCCCGCGACGATGTGTTCCACCCGCTGCTCGAAATCACGCTCGACTACCTCAAGAATAAATCGGGCACGGTGTGGCATTGTCGCGTCGACGGCCAGGTGGCTCAGCAAGCGGCATATTACGCCTTCCGAGTCGACGGCCCGGCACCGCAGGGCGGCTATGACTGGCACAACTTTGACGACCAAAAAATCTTGCTCGATCCCTGCGCCCGTCGAGTCTATTTTCCCCCAGGCTTCCGCCGAGAAGCCGCCTGTCGACCGGGCAGCAACGCAGGGCAGGCTCCGCTGGGAGTACTGCCGCATCCGCAGCCCGATTTCGACTGGGGAGCGGACCGGCAACCACGTCACGGCAGCGACCTGGTGATTTACGAGCTGCACGTCAAAGGCTTTACGCAACATCCCAGCTCGGGCGTTCCCGCTCCGCATCGCGGCACGTTTCTGGGCGTCGTCGATAAAATCCCCTACCTGCAGGACCTGGGCATTACGGCCGTCGAGTTGATGCCGGTCTTTCAGTTTGACCCTGACGACAATAATTACTGGGGTTACATGCCGCTGAATTTCTACGCCCCCCACCACGGCTATGCGACCGATCCCCAAGGCTGCCAGCAGGTGACCGAATTTCGCACGATGGTCAAAGCCCTACATGCGGCGGGCATCGAGGTCATTCTGGACGTGGTCTACAACCATACCTGCGAGGGCGACCACCGCGGCCCACTTTACAGTTTAAAAGGCATCGATTGCAGTTCGGCATACATGATCACCGGCAACCCCGCCGCCCCGTTTGCCAACTACAGCGGCACCGGCAACACGCTGCATACGGCCAATCGAGCGGTCCGCAGATTGATCGTCAACAGTTTGGAATACTGGGACGCGAAGATGCACGTCGATGGCTTTCGCTTTGACCTAGCCTCGGTGTTCACTCGCGATTCCGACGGTTCGATCAACTTGGACGACCCGCCGATCATTGAAGAAATCGGCACCAATGCCGAGCTGGCCAACAACCGTTTGATCGCCGAGCCCTGGGACGCTGAGGGCGCCTTCCAGCTGGGGCAAAAATTCCCCGGCCAACGCTGGATGCAATGGAACGCTCACTACCGCGATACGCTGCAACGATTTGTGCGCGGCGACCGGGGCCTGGTCGGCGACCTGATGACGCGGCTGTACGGCAGCGACGATCTGTTTCCAGACGACCTGCCGCATGCCTACCAGCCGCCACTGAGCATCAACTACATCACTTCCCACGACGGTTCCACACTGTACGACCTGGTCGCCTACAACCGCAAACGCAACTGGGCCAACGGTCACAACAACACCGACGGCGCCCGCGAAGCGACTTGGAATTGCGGCTGGGAAGGCGACGATGCGGCCCCCCCCGAAGTGCTCCGACTGCGTAAACAGCAGATCAAAAACTTTATCGTCTTGCTGATGCTCTCCAACGGCACGCCGATGTTTCGCATGGGCGATGAATTCCTGCAGACGCAAGGCGGCAACAACAATCCCTACAACCAAGACAACGAAACCAGTTGGCTGGACTGGCGGCGTCAGCACACCCACCAGGACCTGTTCCGGTTCTTCAAGTCCATCATCGCGTTCCGGAAAGCTCATCCCTCGATCAGCCGCTCGCGGTTCTGGCGCGACGACATCCGCTGGTACGGGGCAGGGCACCTGGTCGATATGTCGCCGCAATCCCAGCAACTGGCCTACTGCCTGCACGGCGAATCACAACACGACGTGAACCTGTACGTGATGATCAACGCGGGCGTCGAAGCGATTGAATTTGGCATCCAGGAAGGCGTCGCGGGATGTTGGCAACGCGTCCTCGATACCGCGCGGCCCAGCCCCGATGACTTCACCGCCGACGATGCCCCGGCCCCCATGGTGGAGGATAACCGCTACACGGTCGCCCCTCGATCGGTGGTTGTGTTGCTCGCCCGCTCGCTATAG
- a CDS encoding DUF1569 domain-containing protein, with amino-acid sequence MTASNQRKNNRSRRELKLDHLDDCLRECRRLLQTGYERRGNWSLAQICAHVRLTIEASLDGYPSWMTTIGYPLRPLLRRFMLPRLLAGNSPSGVKTAGMFVPPADLDDAAEVDKFARCVERFRGHSREPHAHPGFGKMNLQEFGAFHAAHAAHHLSFLAAADLEADGQAS; translated from the coding sequence GTGACCGCCTCAAACCAACGGAAGAATAACCGCTCGCGACGAGAACTAAAGCTCGACCACCTCGACGACTGTCTGAGGGAATGTCGGCGACTGCTGCAAACCGGGTACGAGCGCCGAGGCAACTGGTCGCTCGCGCAAATCTGTGCGCATGTGCGGCTGACCATCGAAGCCAGCCTGGACGGCTACCCGAGCTGGATGACCACCATCGGCTATCCGCTCCGCCCCTTGCTGCGGAGGTTTATGTTGCCGCGGCTGCTGGCCGGCAATTCTCCTTCGGGAGTGAAAACCGCCGGCATGTTTGTCCCGCCGGCCGACCTGGATGATGCCGCGGAAGTCGACAAATTCGCTCGTTGTGTCGAGCGGTTTCGGGGGCACTCTAGAGAGCCGCACGCGCATCCCGGATTTGGTAAGATGAACTTGCAAGAGTTCGGGGCGTTCCATGCTGCCCATGCCGCTCATCACCTGAGCTTTTTGGCTGCGGCGGATCTTGAGGCAGACGGGCAGGCCAGCTGA
- a CDS encoding aldehyde dehydrogenase family protein, with translation MIERRKASSAVVRSAIANDNPLQPSSAVDSASYPELSAAHWDAFGAELAAAEPLQSPESAGDELRRYFQLWYDRLWANREELLSILEEICSHQSARDELDSALEAICGAADELLCHRPRRVEEVAVFHSSNVILYSYVLYGVIPSAIADRILIRPSFATRDQLNRIHERLSAGGSPIIQVVNSSQREFCTRACKSTVSVFTGRYENFNLVRYRLDNPLMLFFGTGCNPAIVTANADIPGATQSVVASRVVNSGQDCLCPDIVFVERSVADDFLQLLEKQVDTLSLGGRLDPQADINPLFYEGVAQGIQEYVQRNSQHLHRAGRICIDSNTVEPMILVSEMSEMAEVHEFFAPVFNVVIYDADQHVVDFLLEQERHAMGLAVYGKREPFCTELASLYSCVIDQSLFDAEDGNQPFGGYGPRASSVTVNGKTIGHPLLISREISRYLDDNGEA, from the coding sequence ATGATTGAGCGTAGAAAAGCGTCGTCAGCGGTTGTACGGAGCGCGATTGCGAACGACAATCCCCTGCAGCCCAGCTCCGCCGTCGATTCGGCATCTTACCCGGAATTGTCCGCCGCCCACTGGGATGCATTTGGTGCCGAATTGGCCGCGGCCGAACCGTTGCAATCTCCGGAGTCGGCAGGGGACGAACTACGCCGCTACTTTCAACTTTGGTATGACCGGCTGTGGGCCAACCGTGAGGAATTGCTCAGCATCCTGGAAGAGATCTGCTCACATCAATCCGCTCGCGATGAACTGGATTCGGCTTTGGAAGCGATTTGCGGAGCCGCGGACGAACTGCTGTGCCACCGACCGCGGCGAGTCGAAGAAGTCGCCGTGTTTCACTCGTCCAATGTGATCCTGTATTCATATGTACTCTATGGCGTGATCCCCTCCGCCATCGCCGATCGCATCCTGATTCGACCCTCCTTTGCCACTCGCGATCAACTGAATCGGATTCACGAACGGTTGTCCGCAGGCGGTTCGCCGATCATTCAGGTCGTCAACAGCAGCCAGCGCGAGTTCTGTACGCGAGCTTGCAAGTCGACGGTCAGCGTGTTCACTGGCCGCTACGAAAACTTTAACCTCGTGCGCTATCGGTTGGACAACCCACTGATGCTGTTCTTCGGCACCGGCTGCAATCCAGCAATCGTCACCGCCAATGCCGATATACCCGGCGCGACCCAAAGCGTGGTCGCGTCACGAGTGGTGAATTCGGGACAGGATTGTTTATGCCCGGATATCGTGTTTGTGGAACGATCCGTCGCGGATGATTTTTTGCAGCTGCTGGAAAAACAAGTGGACACGTTGTCACTGGGGGGCCGATTAGATCCCCAGGCAGACATCAATCCGCTGTTCTACGAAGGCGTTGCGCAAGGCATTCAAGAATACGTTCAACGCAACTCTCAACATCTGCATCGAGCCGGCCGAATCTGTATCGACTCCAACACCGTCGAACCGATGATCCTGGTTTCGGAGATGTCCGAGATGGCAGAGGTGCACGAGTTTTTTGCTCCGGTGTTTAATGTTGTCATCTACGACGCGGATCAACACGTCGTCGATTTCTTATTGGAGCAGGAACGCCATGCCATGGGACTGGCCGTGTATGGCAAACGTGAACCCTTCTGCACGGAGTTGGCGTCTTTGTATTCATGCGTCATCGATCAATCACTATTTGATGCCGAAGACGGCAATCAACCTTTCGGCGGATACGGGCCTCGCGCCAGTTCCGTTACCGTGAATGGAAAAACCATCGGGCACCCACTGCTGATCTCTCGCGAAATCTCCCGCTACCTAGACGACAATGGCGAAGCATAA
- the msrA gene encoding peptide-methionine (S)-S-oxide reductase MsrA, giving the protein MSRFLILVLLLAAGASFDASAVRGQERTLETATFGGGCYWCVEAVFLRIKGVESVAPGFMGGFISNPTYEQVLTGRSGHVEVVQIQYDPSVISFEQLLEVFWKTHDPTTRNKQGPDEGPQYRSVVFYHSKEQKAQATKYKRELNRAKVFAAPVLTAIESASKFYLAQEDHRDYYNRNPEKQYCQLVIGPKLKKLKEVFSDRLKPTEE; this is encoded by the coding sequence GTGTCACGCTTCTTAATTTTGGTGCTGCTACTCGCGGCCGGCGCGAGCTTCGACGCCTCTGCGGTCCGCGGCCAAGAACGCACCCTGGAAACCGCAACTTTTGGCGGAGGCTGCTACTGGTGCGTGGAAGCTGTGTTTCTGAGAATCAAAGGAGTGGAAAGCGTGGCTCCCGGATTCATGGGAGGGTTCATTTCCAATCCGACCTACGAGCAAGTGTTGACCGGCCGCAGCGGACACGTGGAAGTCGTCCAGATTCAATACGATCCGTCGGTCATCAGCTTTGAGCAATTGCTGGAGGTGTTCTGGAAGACGCATGATCCCACGACAAGAAATAAACAAGGGCCCGATGAAGGGCCGCAGTATCGGAGCGTGGTCTTCTATCATTCCAAGGAACAGAAAGCTCAAGCGACGAAGTACAAGCGAGAACTGAACCGGGCGAAGGTGTTTGCCGCGCCCGTGTTGACGGCGATCGAAAGTGCGTCCAAGTTTTACCTGGCTCAAGAAGATCATCGTGACTACTACAATCGCAATCCTGAAAAGCAGTACTGCCAGCTGGTAATCGGGCCAAAACTGAAAAAGCTGAAAGAGGTCTTTAGTGACCGCCTCAAACCAACGGAAGAATAA
- a CDS encoding thiamine pyrophosphate-binding protein, whose amino-acid sequence MFADVFKQYGVAAVLGMVGDGYGPLETCHAEAALPVHCFRDQRNAAAAAIGYASLVNAPVALCLSPGPGLANAMMGLLELKSLKLPVIVVSLGIARGRSGTKAFQDADSLRMMQSVAKHVCRVENAESWNRCLHQACAAAIAPLQGISFLEIPDDVFHELQDSPSPADDAGYGWEPLGGRSISGPLAKQVADTLAASQRPLVIVGGGVRKAGCEPQLQDYVEACGAAVLTTAAGRGTLSEDHAAACGLTGLYLTAPAGELIEQADSVLFLGSAIEETSQIGVADWFADKHVIQVNHAAGEFQRLGASTTNILADVGDFLHALLNRRQTSPAHDTDREPWLQTIAEVKARQVEEAHRGRLSPIRQFLQALDRLDEDFVLNAENGLSDMWTYCFPLLKITAGRSFLSPGEQTGLGLAVGGVVGSKLCQPERFHLAIVGDGAFNMCVNALTDARELAAPVTIAVINNGGLSWPQVAQGDSPLGAKFSQPMQYERISHAYDCEYFLADDQADMDGILDRCVELNRNQNRTCVVEIRTAWRDDIFPGVTNNFL is encoded by the coding sequence ATGTTCGCTGACGTCTTCAAGCAATACGGCGTGGCCGCGGTCCTGGGCATGGTGGGCGATGGTTATGGACCGCTGGAAACCTGCCACGCCGAAGCCGCCTTGCCGGTTCACTGTTTCCGCGATCAACGCAACGCGGCGGCGGCTGCGATCGGTTACGCTTCGCTGGTCAACGCCCCGGTGGCTCTATGTTTAAGCCCGGGACCTGGGCTGGCCAATGCGATGATGGGGCTGCTGGAGCTGAAGTCACTAAAGCTGCCGGTGATCGTGGTGTCGCTGGGGATCGCTCGTGGTCGAAGTGGTACCAAAGCCTTTCAAGACGCCGACTCGCTGCGGATGATGCAGTCGGTCGCCAAACACGTTTGCCGAGTGGAAAACGCGGAGTCGTGGAATCGCTGCTTGCATCAAGCCTGCGCGGCGGCGATCGCCCCGCTTCAAGGAATCAGCTTTCTGGAAATCCCTGACGATGTGTTTCACGAACTTCAGGATTCTCCCAGCCCGGCAGACGATGCCGGTTATGGCTGGGAACCACTCGGCGGCAGATCTATCAGCGGCCCACTGGCGAAACAAGTTGCCGACACGCTGGCTGCCTCGCAGCGGCCCTTGGTGATCGTCGGCGGCGGAGTTCGTAAAGCAGGCTGCGAGCCTCAGCTGCAAGACTACGTTGAAGCATGCGGAGCTGCGGTGCTAACCACCGCGGCAGGGCGTGGAACGCTGAGCGAAGATCACGCGGCGGCTTGTGGATTGACCGGGCTGTATCTGACAGCACCCGCTGGCGAGTTAATCGAACAAGCAGATTCGGTGCTGTTTTTGGGCAGTGCCATCGAAGAAACTTCCCAGATCGGGGTGGCGGATTGGTTCGCCGACAAACACGTGATCCAAGTCAATCACGCGGCTGGCGAATTTCAACGACTCGGTGCCAGTACGACCAATATCTTGGCCGACGTAGGCGATTTTCTACACGCCCTATTAAATCGCCGGCAAACCTCTCCGGCGCATGATACCGATCGCGAGCCGTGGTTGCAGACGATCGCCGAAGTGAAAGCTCGCCAAGTAGAGGAAGCTCACCGCGGACGGCTTTCTCCCATCCGCCAATTTCTGCAGGCTCTCGATCGCTTGGACGAAGACTTTGTGCTGAATGCCGAGAACGGGTTGAGCGATATGTGGACTTATTGCTTCCCGTTATTAAAGATCACGGCCGGCCGGTCCTTCCTGTCGCCCGGTGAGCAAACCGGATTAGGACTGGCCGTGGGCGGTGTAGTGGGCAGTAAGTTGTGTCAGCCGGAGCGGTTTCATCTTGCTATTGTCGGCGACGGCGCGTTCAACATGTGCGTCAACGCGCTGACCGATGCTCGCGAGTTGGCCGCGCCCGTCACGATCGCGGTGATCAACAACGGGGGACTATCTTGGCCGCAGGTCGCTCAGGGCGATTCGCCTCTGGGGGCCAAGTTTTCGCAGCCGATGCAGTACGAACGGATCAGTCACGCTTATGACTGCGAATATTTTCTGGCCGACGACCAGGCGGATATGGACGGCATCTTGGATCGCTGTGTGGAATTGAATCGAAATCAGAACCGCACCTGCGTGGTTGAAATTCGCACGGCGTGGCGTGACGATATTTTTCCCGGCGTGACCAACAACTTTCTTTGA
- a CDS encoding efflux RND transporter permease subunit, whose amino-acid sequence MRRLVGIAVGADLETTWILVHTDDQLPVGTVMNIVAQAAEDVGIQREELKWGGPIAFANAEETAADRIIYPLSFVVAALAIAIAWFCVGTAKYTLVIFVVACFSAGFGLAIMDLAGIHPSTLMMLLPALWFILSLSGAVHLIGYYTTSPAQARTARLREALSHGWRPCVMSTVTTAIGMAALCTSDLQPVREFGLYAALGLVVLLPTLFGLTPIMLYLFDRGGSGSTRHPNDWWIWSVLTATVTRYRRAIIGVFTLIVVFLAPALSNVHVGSRLSTLFGKDSPVLQQCEWLEDNVGPLMPMEVLLYFPASEDVPNFADRVSLLNELEKEITTEIDGARVLSLGTLVPRPPSSRRPMRRAIQRSVYNQKLHAEEAAFQRSGLLHQQEQQDIYRVSVRLRRTGKETTSDPQNRLRDIVQRAIANSAMPETEYVLTGHLPLIRSIEQQLRSSLFVSYSLAFGLVFAAMIIGMQSFTLGAVSMLPNLFPTVIIFGTLGWLDLEIDVGGVMTASVALGIAVDDTFHYLAAYRRSRVGQDRYGAVEQALRETGPAMLFTTVICGFSMLVYMQSSFLPASRFGAMLCALLCAAIIGDLVWMPALLTKRRTTS is encoded by the coding sequence ATGCGACGACTGGTCGGTATCGCGGTGGGCGCGGACTTGGAAACTACCTGGATACTTGTCCACACCGACGACCAATTGCCGGTGGGCACGGTGATGAATATCGTTGCACAGGCGGCCGAGGATGTAGGGATACAGCGAGAAGAATTGAAATGGGGAGGCCCGATCGCGTTTGCAAATGCCGAGGAAACGGCGGCCGACCGGATCATCTATCCGTTGTCATTTGTGGTCGCCGCGTTGGCCATCGCGATCGCTTGGTTTTGTGTGGGAACGGCCAAATATACATTGGTCATCTTTGTGGTGGCCTGTTTCTCGGCAGGATTCGGGTTGGCGATCATGGATCTGGCCGGGATCCATCCCAGCACGTTGATGATGCTGTTGCCAGCGCTGTGGTTTATCCTCAGCCTATCCGGCGCGGTGCACCTGATCGGCTACTACACCACATCGCCAGCTCAAGCTCGGACGGCCCGACTAAGGGAAGCTTTATCGCACGGCTGGCGTCCTTGCGTGATGTCTACGGTGACCACGGCCATCGGCATGGCGGCGCTGTGTACCAGCGACCTGCAACCGGTGCGGGAGTTTGGGTTGTACGCCGCTTTGGGTTTGGTCGTGTTGCTGCCCACGTTGTTTGGGCTGACCCCGATCATGCTGTACCTGTTCGACCGCGGTGGCAGCGGTTCGACCCGGCATCCCAATGATTGGTGGATCTGGAGCGTGTTGACGGCGACGGTCACCCGGTATCGGCGCGCGATCATCGGCGTATTCACGCTGATCGTGGTCTTCCTGGCCCCGGCCTTGTCAAATGTTCACGTTGGATCGCGTCTGAGCACCTTGTTTGGCAAGGACAGCCCGGTGCTGCAGCAATGCGAATGGCTGGAAGACAACGTCGGCCCGCTGATGCCGATGGAGGTGTTGTTGTATTTCCCGGCTTCCGAGGATGTCCCTAATTTCGCCGATCGGGTTTCTTTATTAAACGAGCTGGAAAAGGAAATCACGACGGAAATTGACGGGGCTCGGGTGCTTTCGCTGGGCACCCTCGTGCCGCGTCCGCCGTCCAGTCGGCGGCCGATGCGACGGGCGATTCAGCGTTCGGTGTACAACCAAAAACTGCACGCCGAAGAAGCCGCCTTCCAGCGCAGCGGTCTGTTGCACCAACAGGAGCAGCAAGACATCTACCGCGTTTCGGTACGTCTCCGCCGCACCGGGAAGGAGACCACCAGCGACCCACAAAACCGCTTGAGGGATATCGTGCAGCGAGCGATCGCCAACAGCGCGATGCCGGAAACCGAATATGTGCTCACCGGACACCTGCCCTTGATCCGCAGCATCGAGCAGCAGTTGCGGTCGAGTCTATTTGTGAGTTATTCACTGGCCTTTGGACTGGTGTTCGCCGCCATGATTATCGGCATGCAAAGTTTTACCTTGGGAGCGGTCAGCATGCTGCCCAACCTGTTTCCCACCGTGATCATTTTTGGCACCTTGGGATGGCTGGACCTGGAAATCGATGTCGGCGGCGTGATGACGGCCAGTGTGGCGTTGGGGATCGCCGTCGATGACACGTTCCATTATTTGGCCGCGTATCGCCGCTCTCGCGTGGGCCAAGACCGCTATGGCGCAGTCGAACAAGCCCTTCGCGAAACCGGTCCGGCGATGCTGTTTACCACCGTGATCTGCGGCTTCAGCATGTTGGTCTATATGCAATCCAGCTTTCTTCCAGCCTCGCGGTTCGGCGCCATGCTGTGCGCCCTGCTGTGCGCGGCCATCATCGGCGACCTGGTCTGGATGCCGGCGTTGCTTACCAAGCGCCGGACAACGTCCTGA